From Mucilaginibacter rubeus, a single genomic window includes:
- a CDS encoding RNA polymerase sigma factor — protein sequence MEHYSKLTDEKLILLLKGSDHKAYAQIYDRYKFILHAHAINKLRDREEARDIIQEVFTYLWAKREQIEFTGSLSGYLYGAVRNAILNKMSRNRVHEKYHDAMKAFALHEQVVTDHRVRENLLRESIEREIAMLPPKMKAIFIMSRKEYLSHREIAWKLEISEQTVSKQITNALKILKVKLGIVVYLLVFLHL from the coding sequence ATGGAACATTACAGCAAATTAACTGATGAGAAATTGATACTGCTTTTAAAGGGGAGCGATCATAAAGCTTATGCCCAAATTTATGACCGCTATAAATTTATCCTTCATGCGCACGCAATTAATAAATTGCGCGACCGCGAAGAAGCCAGAGATATTATCCAGGAAGTTTTTACCTATTTGTGGGCTAAGCGTGAACAGATCGAGTTTACCGGAAGCTTGTCGGGCTATTTATATGGCGCTGTCAGGAACGCCATCCTGAATAAAATGTCCCGTAACCGGGTTCATGAAAAATATCATGACGCTATGAAAGCATTTGCATTACATGAACAGGTAGTAACTGACCATCGTGTTAGAGAAAACCTGCTACGGGAAAGTATTGAACGGGAAATTGCTATGCTTCCACCTAAAATGAAAGCGATATTTATAATGAGCAGAAAAGAGTATCTAAGCCACAGGGAAATTGCCTGGAAATTGGAGATATCAGAACAAACCGTAAGTAAACAAATTACCAATGCATTAAAAATTTTAAAAGTAAAATTGGGAATAGTTGTATACCTGTTGGTGTTCTTGCATTTATAA
- a CDS encoding DUF4231 domain-containing protein — translation MPDHITDAEYLELRLDPQQKYFSRKSGKNKRYFYSLKTTTIIIALTIPVMSGYLKENDSIKYIISILSLMLALLAGLETIFQFNEKWIRDRNTSEALKQEKFLFLSKAGPYSTTATVKELAERVETILSKENSSWSLLVKKTQQKKNN, via the coding sequence ATGCCTGATCATATCACTGATGCTGAATATCTGGAATTACGCCTCGATCCGCAGCAAAAATATTTCAGCCGTAAAAGCGGAAAGAATAAAAGATACTTCTATTCATTAAAAACAACTACGATCATAATAGCATTGACTATTCCGGTTATGTCCGGATATCTGAAAGAAAATGATAGTATAAAATATATAATCAGTATTCTCAGTTTAATGCTGGCACTTTTAGCTGGATTAGAGACCATATTTCAATTTAATGAAAAATGGATCAGAGACCGGAATACATCAGAGGCTTTAAAACAGGAAAAATTTCTGTTTCTTTCTAAGGCGGGTCCTTACTCAACTACTGCTACGGTAAAGGAACTTGCAGAAAGAGTAGAAACCATATTATCTAAAGAGAATTCGAGTTGGAGTCTTTTGGTCAAGAAAACACAGCAAAAAAAGAATAACTAA
- a CDS encoding DUF6377 domain-containing protein: protein MKIFYTLLLSFWAVAAYGSDGNARLMELLKNTLANKDYFDRQKEKRVLSLQQQVKECQPQDLERKYGLYSRLFEEYRSYQYDSAYVYTQKLIKLSLIMKDVPKQYDSKIKLGIILISSGMFKETLDCLNEVDPKALNRNSKLCYYRLKCSYYVYLANYNNDKYYSKGYREIAQKYLDTAISLTDRDSFEQLMYKAELPDTAGQQTPNYRYYELLLYHHKLSAHQTAMIASALGDYNQGGKRMELLLIAAINDIRSSTKETNAIFKVGCELYKGRRVKDAYLFMQEALNNAEFYGSRLHKIEISSVLADIAANKILLAENEKNKFLVYLLSSLTAIVVITSISFIVFIQLKRLRVKELIIADKNKQLEKNNLRLAEDARIKEVYIGYFFNVYAEYIVKLEKLKRNVERKIKTEKYGDILKLLGNVDIKKERDELFRTFDRVFLLMFPDFITLFNALLKPEDQIWPKGDEVLNPHLRIFALLRLGISDNETIAKILEYTVSTIYTYKIRIKSKAIVGPDEFINRIMGIQVIDNTSTTSTGAGAR from the coding sequence ATGAAAATCTTTTATACGCTGTTATTATCTTTTTGGGCTGTGGCTGCATACGGATCAGATGGCAATGCCCGACTAATGGAGCTGCTGAAAAACACGCTGGCTAACAAAGATTATTTTGACCGCCAAAAGGAAAAAAGGGTACTCTCGCTCCAGCAGCAGGTAAAAGAATGTCAGCCGCAAGATTTGGAAAGAAAATATGGGCTATATAGCCGGCTATTTGAAGAATACAGGAGTTACCAGTACGATTCGGCCTATGTTTATACGCAAAAGCTAATCAAGCTAAGCCTGATCATGAAAGACGTACCGAAACAATATGACAGCAAGATCAAATTAGGAATCATACTGATCTCATCAGGAATGTTTAAAGAAACGTTGGATTGCCTTAATGAAGTTGACCCCAAAGCGCTAAACCGAAATTCGAAATTGTGTTATTACAGGCTTAAATGTTCTTATTATGTATATCTGGCCAATTACAATAATGATAAATATTACAGCAAGGGTTATCGTGAAATTGCGCAAAAATACCTGGATACTGCTATCTCGTTAACAGACCGCGATTCTTTCGAACAGTTGATGTATAAAGCCGAGTTGCCTGACACCGCCGGTCAGCAAACTCCTAACTATAGGTATTACGAATTATTGCTATACCACCATAAACTTTCAGCGCACCAAACAGCGATGATCGCATCTGCCTTGGGCGACTATAACCAGGGCGGGAAGCGTATGGAATTGTTATTGATAGCGGCAATCAACGACATCAGATCCTCTACAAAGGAAACCAACGCAATTTTTAAAGTAGGGTGTGAGCTATACAAAGGCAGGAGGGTAAAAGACGCTTATTTATTTATGCAGGAGGCGCTTAACAATGCAGAATTTTACGGTTCACGGCTCCATAAAATCGAAATATCCTCGGTATTGGCAGATATAGCTGCTAACAAGATACTGTTGGCCGAGAATGAGAAGAATAAATTTCTGGTTTATCTGCTCTCCAGTTTAACGGCCATAGTAGTCATCACTTCAATTTCATTTATAGTTTTTATTCAACTTAAACGCTTGCGCGTAAAAGAGCTTATCATAGCCGATAAAAATAAGCAGTTAGAAAAAAACAATTTGCGTTTAGCCGAAGATGCTCGTATCAAAGAGGTTTATATTGGTTACTTTTTTAATGTATACGCTGAATATATTGTTAAACTTGAAAAGCTAAAACGGAATGTCGAACGGAAAATAAAGACTGAAAAATATGGCGATATCCTGAAGCTTTTAGGTAACGTGGATATTAAAAAGGAACGGGATGAGCTTTTCCGCACTTTCGACCGCGTTTTTCTCCTGATGTTTCCTGATTTCATAACGCTGTTTAACGCGCTTTTGAAACCCGAGGATCAGATATGGCCGAAAGGGGATGAAGTGCTGAATCCGCATTTAAGGATATTCGCATTGCTTCGGCTTGGTATCAGTGATAATGAGACCATAGCCAAAATACTTGAATACACGGTGAGCACCATTTACACTTATAAGATACGTATCAAATCAAAAGCTATCGTCGGTCCAGACGAATTTATAAACCGGATTATGGGTATACAAGTGATCGACAATACATCAACTACTTCAACTGGTGCAGGCGCTCGTTAA
- a CDS encoding RagB/SusD family nutrient uptake outer membrane protein — protein MKKYKLYISGILLSGLLTGSCTKLDEHVYDKVDAAGFLTRRDDVIRDFLRPFEHAYWSIQGNDVYAAGEDCTDEIGTYNRQGDWQDGGYYQRMHYHTWTITDNFTSGAWNNFYQGIVLATNSLTDMEGIKDPSKLNVTDAELTDFKAELHTLRAWFYLRAFDFYRNIEIVTDVKNSTKGNPQSTPQETFAYIESELKNAINGLPTRSQLGAAGIGRWTKAGSAALLARLYLNAKVYIGQEKYTECAAVCQDIINGKYGAYQLDTRWDAPFDYTNTTLNSEVIYGFPGSLARTHWQYDAGMYFWGMTYDAAPLYCGFTDFGQSNPRYALQPGRDVDSLEYTFQLGKPFVKFQKYQDDLRLKKYKNLGNSQREGMFLYGYLPYTHSVNGVTRTDTVKGNKGPYPLFIRDQVGMFLGAKPGTKIADKESDMNHADHNSGVFLVKYPIYPTPDPNRITSAYAEIRLSEIYYTLAECRYRAGDKAGAAGLLNQVRKRNFPDGSSSLYEPGGSQLSDQELLDEWCREFIGENRRRTDLIRWGVFSTGTWWDKKPDGDKHTEIFPIGRDIMNVNPQLKQNPGY, from the coding sequence ATGAAAAAATATAAATTATATATCAGCGGCATTTTACTATCGGGCTTACTGACCGGCAGTTGTACCAAACTGGATGAACACGTATATGATAAAGTAGATGCGGCAGGTTTCCTAACCCGTCGAGACGATGTGATCCGGGATTTTCTGCGCCCTTTTGAGCATGCTTACTGGAGTATACAAGGTAATGATGTTTACGCCGCAGGCGAAGATTGTACTGACGAAATAGGGACCTACAACAGGCAGGGAGATTGGCAGGATGGTGGTTACTATCAACGGATGCACTATCACACCTGGACCATTACCGATAATTTCACAAGCGGCGCGTGGAATAACTTTTATCAGGGTATTGTTCTGGCAACCAACTCATTGACAGATATGGAGGGCATTAAAGATCCGTCAAAGTTAAACGTAACTGATGCCGAATTAACCGACTTTAAAGCCGAACTGCACACCTTGCGGGCCTGGTTTTATTTGCGGGCGTTTGATTTTTATCGGAATATAGAGATTGTTACCGATGTAAAAAATTCAACCAAGGGTAATCCGCAGTCTACCCCTCAGGAAACATTTGCTTACATCGAATCGGAGTTGAAAAATGCGATAAACGGATTACCAACCCGCTCACAACTTGGCGCCGCCGGTATAGGGCGATGGACAAAAGCCGGTTCGGCGGCATTACTGGCGCGCTTATATCTCAATGCCAAGGTTTATATAGGCCAGGAAAAGTATACGGAATGCGCGGCGGTTTGCCAGGATATTATCAACGGGAAATATGGTGCGTATCAGCTGGATACGAGATGGGATGCCCCTTTTGATTATACCAATACCACGCTTAATTCGGAGGTTATTTATGGCTTCCCCGGTTCACTTGCTCGTACACATTGGCAGTATGACGCTGGTATGTATTTCTGGGGGATGACTTATGATGCGGCTCCGCTTTATTGTGGATTTACCGATTTCGGTCAGTCAAACCCGCGTTATGCTTTGCAGCCGGGACGCGATGTAGACAGCCTTGAGTATACTTTCCAATTGGGTAAGCCCTTTGTAAAGTTTCAAAAATACCAGGACGACCTGCGGTTAAAGAAATATAAGAATTTGGGCAACAGTCAGCGTGAAGGTATGTTTTTGTACGGATACCTGCCGTATACCCATTCTGTAAACGGTGTTACCCGTACAGACACAGTAAAAGGGAACAAAGGTCCTTATCCGCTTTTCATCCGTGATCAGGTAGGGATGTTCCTGGGTGCAAAACCGGGCACTAAAATAGCCGACAAGGAGTCTGACATGAACCATGCTGATCACAACTCCGGGGTGTTCCTGGTTAAATATCCCATATACCCAACGCCGGATCCAAACCGGATTACATCAGCCTATGCGGAAATTCGCCTTTCGGAGATCTATTATACACTTGCTGAATGTCGTTACAGGGCAGGGGATAAAGCCGGTGCTGCCGGCCTACTGAACCAGGTCAGGAAACGTAACTTCCCCGACGGTTCATCAAGTCTTTACGAGCCAGGCGGCAGCCAGCTTTCCGACCAGGAGCTGCTTGACGAGTGGTGCAGGGAATTTATTGGCGAAAATCGCAGGCGCACGGACCTGATACGCTGGGGGGTATTCAGTACCGGAACCTGGTGGGATAAAAAACCTGATGGAGATAAGCATACGGAGATCTTTCCTATAGGGCGGGATATCATGAATGTTAATCCCCAACTAAAGCAAAACCCCGGTTATTAG